One Blastopirellula marina genomic region harbors:
- a CDS encoding phosphatidate cytidylyltransferase, translating to MLKWRLIGAIAIIVPLCGLCWLDYNYNFGRPGIWLLPLVLLLGVMAAEEVLDLLRAKQLRPIGWSCHLGTFIVIASASLPIWWPSTDLPSLANQAECTLYALAFGVVLSILGEMRRYEKPGQSMIHLGLTIFSIFYVGGLLSFVVRLRLVQQGTEDGNAYGMLALVAMIVVVKISDIGAYFIGSNFGRTKLVPRLSPGKTLEGTLGGLATSCLGSYVMFEWVGPWMLGGEVTSIPYGWLIFALLVSPAGMLGDLAESMFKRDMETKDSSKWLIGLGGVLDVLDSMLLGAPMALLCWEVGIVGPGR from the coding sequence GTGCTCAAGTGGCGATTGATTGGAGCGATTGCCATTATTGTGCCCCTCTGCGGACTTTGCTGGCTCGACTACAACTACAACTTTGGCCGCCCTGGCATTTGGCTGTTGCCATTGGTATTGCTTTTGGGGGTGATGGCCGCGGAAGAAGTGCTTGACCTGTTGCGGGCCAAGCAGCTGCGTCCCATTGGCTGGTCTTGCCACCTGGGAACGTTCATCGTGATCGCCTCGGCGAGCCTGCCGATCTGGTGGCCATCGACCGATCTCCCTTCGCTAGCCAACCAGGCCGAGTGTACGCTCTATGCGCTGGCCTTCGGCGTGGTCCTTTCGATCCTGGGAGAAATGCGCCGCTACGAAAAGCCTGGCCAATCGATGATCCACTTGGGACTAACCATCTTTTCCATCTTTTACGTCGGCGGCCTACTCAGCTTTGTCGTTCGCCTGCGTCTGGTGCAACAAGGAACCGAGGACGGCAACGCCTACGGTATGCTGGCGTTGGTCGCGATGATTGTCGTTGTGAAGATTTCGGACATCGGGGCCTACTTTATTGGTTCGAACTTCGGTCGCACGAAACTTGTCCCCAGGCTATCTCCCGGCAAGACGCTGGAAGGAACCTTGGGTGGCCTGGCGACCTCGTGCCTGGGAAGCTACGTGATGTTCGAGTGGGTCGGACCATGGATGCTCGGCGGCGAGGTAACATCGATTCCGTACGGTTGGTTGATCTTCGCCCTGCTGGTTTCACCGGCAGGTATGCTAGGCGACCTGGCCGAGTCGATGTTCAAACGCGATATGGAAACCAAAGACTCCAGCAAATGGCTCATCGGTTTGGGTGGCGTGCTCGACGTGCTCGATTCGATGCTGCTGGGAGCGCCCATGGCACTGTTGTGCTGGGAAGTTGGGATTGTCGGCCCCGGCCGTTAA
- a CDS encoding isoprenyl transferase, with amino-acid sequence MSKTATTARHPIEDIPRERFPKHIAVIMDGNGRWAQRQGLPRIEGHRRGVHSVRATVEECARLKIDQLTLYCLSSENWKRPQHELDFLMHLLEQYMIEERATIMKQNVRVKIIGRRDGIPDQVQREMDKTIELSAANTGTTLCLAINYGGRAEMVDAVQCIAEGVKEGRLKTEDITEETIAEHLYTRGMPDPDLMIRTAGEMRISNFLLWQVSYSELWVTDLCWPEFREETLRDAIENFASRDRRFGGLTNQGPSGVDACSSGD; translated from the coding sequence GTGTCAAAAACGGCTACGACAGCGCGACATCCGATCGAAGACATCCCTCGCGAGCGGTTCCCCAAACACATCGCCGTGATTATGGATGGCAATGGCCGGTGGGCTCAGCGGCAAGGATTGCCCCGGATCGAGGGGCACCGGCGGGGTGTGCATTCGGTTCGCGCCACGGTCGAAGAATGTGCCCGGCTGAAGATCGACCAGCTGACGCTCTACTGTCTTTCCAGCGAGAACTGGAAGCGCCCTCAGCACGAACTCGATTTTCTCATGCACTTGCTCGAGCAGTACATGATTGAAGAACGCGCGACGATCATGAAACAGAACGTCCGCGTGAAGATCATCGGTCGCCGCGACGGTATCCCAGATCAGGTCCAACGCGAGATGGACAAAACCATCGAGCTAAGTGCCGCCAACACGGGCACCACGCTGTGCCTGGCAATCAACTACGGCGGCCGGGCCGAAATGGTCGACGCCGTGCAGTGCATTGCCGAAGGGGTCAAAGAAGGCCGCCTGAAAACGGAAGACATCACCGAAGAAACGATCGCCGAGCATCTGTATACCCGCGGGATGCCTGATCCAGACCTCATGATTCGGACCGCTGGCGAGATGCGGATCAGCAATTTCCTGCTCTGGCAAGTCAGCTATTCCGAGCTGTGGGTGACCGATCTTTGCTGGCCAGAGTTTCGCGAAGAGACGTTGCGAGACGCCATCGAAAACTTCGCTTCACGCGATCGCCGTTTTGGCGGACTTACCAACCAAGGGCCTTCAGGAGTTGACGCGTGCTCAAGTGGCGATTGA
- a CDS encoding adenylosuccinate synthase, with protein MAGSCVIGLQWGDEAKGKLVDLLTQHHDIVARFLGGANAGHTVVDGENVYKLHHIPSGILRSEVLNVITAGVVINPPILLGEMDGLTDRGVPIDNLRLSDRSHIIFPWHIAEDRAMNQGTADGENIGTTLRGIGPCYRDKVGRSYAIRLGDMMRPNFKDKVFMICDKKNRTIASMYEDGSFEPLDAAKIYDEFAAYAERLRPFVCDSTDLLLNAVDDHKTILFEGAQGALLDVDHGTYPFVTSSNSSGVGASAGAGVPAKHIDQVIGVAKAYSTRVGGGPFPTELNDETGEKIRIRGNEFGTTTGRPRRTGWFDAVAVRYTARVSGIDVLSLMMLDVLSTFDELKICVAYELDGEQITRFPSHVDDIRKVKPVYETLPGWQEEITGARSMDDLPENALAYVRRIEELVGFPVGVVSVGPDRKQTIFTSDVLKLATT; from the coding sequence GTGGCAGGTTCGTGTGTTATTGGTTTGCAGTGGGGTGACGAGGCCAAAGGTAAACTCGTCGATCTTTTGACCCAGCACCACGACATCGTCGCCCGATTTTTGGGCGGTGCTAACGCCGGCCATACCGTGGTCGACGGCGAAAACGTATACAAGCTGCACCATATTCCCAGTGGTATTCTCCGCAGCGAAGTCCTGAACGTTATTACGGCTGGTGTGGTAATCAACCCACCCATCCTGCTAGGCGAAATGGACGGCCTGACCGATCGGGGTGTCCCGATCGACAATCTGCGTCTGAGTGACCGCTCGCATATCATCTTCCCCTGGCACATCGCCGAAGACCGCGCGATGAACCAAGGGACTGCCGACGGCGAAAACATTGGCACCACGCTCCGCGGTATTGGCCCTTGCTACCGCGACAAGGTCGGCCGCAGCTATGCAATCCGCCTGGGCGACATGATGCGTCCCAACTTCAAAGACAAGGTCTTCATGATCTGCGACAAGAAGAATCGCACGATTGCCAGCATGTACGAAGATGGCTCGTTCGAGCCGCTCGACGCCGCGAAGATCTACGACGAATTCGCCGCCTATGCCGAGCGTCTGCGTCCGTTTGTATGTGATTCGACCGACCTGCTGCTCAATGCCGTCGACGACCACAAGACCATTCTGTTCGAGGGTGCCCAAGGTGCACTGCTCGACGTCGACCACGGCACCTATCCATTCGTAACCAGCAGCAACAGCTCTGGCGTTGGTGCTTCGGCTGGTGCCGGCGTCCCTGCCAAGCACATCGATCAAGTGATTGGTGTCGCCAAGGCCTACAGCACACGTGTGGGTGGCGGCCCGTTCCCAACCGAGTTGAACGACGAAACAGGCGAAAAGATCCGCATCCGCGGCAACGAATTCGGCACGACGACCGGTCGTCCACGCCGCACCGGCTGGTTCGATGCGGTAGCCGTTCGTTACACGGCCCGTGTCAGCGGTATCGATGTCCTGTCCCTCATGATGCTGGACGTTCTGTCGACCTTCGACGAGCTGAAGATCTGTGTGGCCTATGAACTCGATGGCGAGCAGATTACCCGCTTCCCTTCGCATGTTGACGACATTCGCAAAGTAAAGCCGGTCTACGAAACGCTTCCTGGCTGGCAGGAAGAAATCACCGGCGCACGTTCGATGGATGATCTTCCTGAAAACGCCCTGGCGTATGTCCGCCGTATCGAAGAACTGGTCGGTTTTCCGGTCGGCGTCGTTTCGGTCGGCCCCGATCGAAAGCAAACGATCTTTACCTCTGACGTGCTAAAGCTGGCGACCACGTAA
- a CDS encoding C25 family cysteine peptidase — protein sequence MTSILVLALLMAAPEASAPEAFDTLVVCPEAYVPAMRPWFEYRMQQGYHIGVVTDVDSKEKIRSTIRDAANSGPLKQVLLVGDAVADKSGEVGIPVHYQKAVVNVHFGSEPEIPTDNYYADLDDDQVPDIAVGRFSVSNEEDLKTIVAKTIDYESKLPPGDWQRRLHFVAGVGGFGSAVDTMMETVTKKFLTDEIPPHFEAVVAQGSWRSIYCPDPREFRDEVVRQLNEGGLFWVYMGHGHVETLDYIRVPNDAYPILTNKDVAALHNESASPIAIFLSCYTGAFDAPRDCLAEKLLREKGGPVAVFAGSRVTMPYAMSVMGTEMLQQYFEEQQPTLGQLLLHAKREAMQQEGKSGNRKMLDTMAALVSPKPKLLREERLEHMALFNLLGDPLLKLPHASPVEVSAPEVAHPGSSIEIVGKTSLPGKVRVELVCRRDGCVAQLSKRATYEPLHEQLSQYTKTYQSANDRLWQMVEAQQSDGKFLTKLEIPESCHGPCHVRVWVEGSSQVGLGSQDIAIQPIQVAEGNSEGQIGE from the coding sequence ATGACTTCGATCCTAGTCCTGGCACTTTTGATGGCCGCGCCGGAAGCCTCGGCACCTGAGGCCTTCGATACCCTGGTCGTATGCCCCGAGGCCTACGTCCCGGCCATGCGTCCCTGGTTCGAGTACCGCATGCAGCAGGGATACCACATCGGGGTGGTGACCGATGTGGATTCGAAGGAGAAGATCCGCAGCACCATTCGTGACGCCGCCAATAGTGGCCCCCTGAAGCAGGTTCTGCTGGTGGGCGACGCCGTCGCCGATAAGTCAGGCGAGGTCGGTATCCCGGTGCATTACCAGAAAGCGGTCGTCAACGTCCATTTTGGCTCCGAGCCTGAGATTCCCACCGATAACTACTACGCCGATCTCGATGACGACCAGGTACCTGACATCGCCGTCGGGCGGTTTTCCGTCAGTAACGAAGAAGACCTGAAAACGATCGTTGCCAAAACGATCGACTATGAATCGAAGCTTCCGCCTGGCGACTGGCAACGACGTTTGCACTTCGTGGCGGGCGTCGGTGGCTTTGGTTCGGCCGTCGATACCATGATGGAGACGGTCACCAAAAAGTTTCTTACCGACGAGATCCCACCCCATTTCGAGGCCGTCGTCGCCCAGGGAAGCTGGCGGAGTATCTACTGCCCAGATCCCCGCGAATTCCGCGACGAAGTCGTGCGACAGCTCAATGAAGGGGGGCTTTTCTGGGTCTATATGGGGCACGGACACGTCGAAACGCTCGACTATATCCGCGTTCCCAACGATGCCTACCCCATTTTGACTAACAAGGATGTCGCCGCGCTGCATAACGAATCAGCGAGCCCGATCGCGATCTTTTTGTCGTGCTATACTGGGGCATTCGACGCCCCGCGCGACTGCCTGGCCGAAAAGCTACTGCGGGAAAAAGGGGGCCCTGTCGCCGTGTTTGCCGGATCGCGTGTGACGATGCCATACGCGATGAGCGTCATGGGAACCGAGATGCTGCAGCAGTACTTTGAAGAACAGCAGCCGACGCTTGGGCAACTACTGCTTCATGCGAAGCGCGAAGCAATGCAGCAGGAAGGCAAGTCCGGCAATCGGAAGATGCTCGACACGATGGCCGCCCTGGTCAGTCCCAAGCCGAAGCTGCTGCGGGAAGAACGTTTGGAGCACATGGCTTTGTTCAACTTGTTGGGCGATCCACTGCTGAAGCTGCCACATGCTTCGCCGGTCGAGGTTTCCGCCCCGGAAGTTGCCCATCCGGGCTCTTCGATCGAGATTGTCGGCAAGACGTCGCTACCTGGTAAGGTGCGGGTCGAACTTGTTTGCCGCCGAGATGGGTGTGTGGCTCAGCTTTCCAAGCGGGCAACCTACGAGCCGCTTCACGAACAGCTTTCCCAATACACCAAAACCTACCAGTCAGCCAACGACCGGCTGTGGCAAATGGTGGAAGCCCAACAGTCCGACGGCAAATTCCTGACGAAGCTCGAAATTCCCGAAAGTTGCCACGGGCCTTGCCACGTGCGGGTATGGGTAGAAGGATCGTCGCAAGTTGGTCTGGGATCTCAAGATATAGCGATTCAGCCGATCCAGGTTGCCGAGGGGAATTCAGAAGGGCAAATCGGGGAATAG